Proteins found in one Herbiconiux sp. A18JL235 genomic segment:
- a CDS encoding anion permease translates to MDVLITVILVIVVALVFDFTNGFHDTANAMATSVATGALKPRVAVGISAVLNLVGAFLSTEVAKTISDGIINEGDNGMEITPSLIFAGLVGAVLWNLTTWYFGLPSSSTHAHFGGLIGAAIIGAGFGAVNFPVVLSKVVLPAIISPVVAGVIALSATYLAYVITKQARSRGSEKGFRHGQTVSASLVSLAHGTNDAQKTMGVITLTLVAAGYQDSGGAPQFWVILACGLAIALGTYLGGWRIIRTVGKRITDISSPQGFAAETSSAATILVSSHLGFALSTTQVTSGAIVGAGLGKKLASVHWGVVGRIAIAWGVTLPAAALVGGVAAWAATSSILGLILVAVLGAGAALTLFLLARRHPVTHENVNDVDDESSRTDARDEKEVTA, encoded by the coding sequence ATGGACGTGCTCATCACCGTGATCCTGGTGATCGTGGTGGCTCTGGTGTTCGACTTCACGAACGGGTTCCATGACACCGCGAACGCCATGGCGACCTCGGTCGCCACCGGCGCCCTGAAGCCCCGGGTGGCGGTGGGAATCTCGGCGGTGCTCAACCTGGTCGGGGCGTTCCTGTCGACCGAGGTGGCGAAGACCATCTCCGACGGCATCATCAACGAGGGCGACAACGGGATGGAGATCACCCCGAGCCTCATCTTCGCCGGCCTCGTCGGCGCGGTGCTGTGGAACCTCACCACCTGGTACTTCGGCCTCCCCTCGAGCTCCACCCACGCCCACTTCGGCGGCCTCATCGGCGCCGCGATCATCGGCGCGGGCTTCGGCGCCGTGAACTTCCCGGTGGTGCTGTCGAAGGTCGTGCTGCCGGCGATCATCTCTCCCGTGGTCGCCGGGGTCATCGCCCTCTCCGCCACCTACCTCGCCTACGTCATCACGAAGCAGGCGAGAAGTCGCGGCTCGGAGAAGGGCTTCCGGCACGGCCAGACCGTCTCGGCGTCGCTGGTGTCGCTCGCCCACGGCACGAACGACGCGCAGAAGACCATGGGTGTCATCACGCTCACCCTGGTGGCAGCCGGCTACCAGGACTCCGGCGGCGCCCCGCAGTTCTGGGTCATCCTGGCCTGCGGCCTCGCCATCGCCCTCGGCACCTACCTCGGCGGCTGGCGCATCATCCGCACCGTCGGCAAGCGCATCACCGACATCAGCTCACCCCAGGGCTTCGCCGCCGAGACCAGCTCGGCAGCCACCATCCTGGTGTCGTCGCACCTCGGCTTCGCCCTCTCCACCACCCAGGTGACCTCGGGGGCGATCGTGGGCGCCGGCCTCGGCAAGAAGCTCGCGTCGGTGCACTGGGGTGTCGTCGGCCGCATCGCCATCGCCTGGGGTGTGACCCTCCCGGCCGCGGCCCTCGTGGGAGGTGTGGCGGCCTGGGCGGCGACCTCGAGCATCCTGGGCCTCATCCTGGTGGCGGTGCTCGGTGCCGGCGCCGCCCTCACGCTCTTCCTGCTGGCTCGGCGCCACCCGGTGACCCACGAGAACGTCAACGACGTCGACGACGAGAGCTCGCGAACGGATGCGCGCGACGAGAAGGAGGTGACGGCATGA